In one window of Palaemon carinicauda isolate YSFRI2023 chromosome 2, ASM3689809v2, whole genome shotgun sequence DNA:
- the LOC137622023 gene encoding protein TsgA homolog → MTVSFTSCLNVSLVTYLTVSFVTYLTVSFVTCLNVSSVTYLTVSFITCLTVSLVTYLTVSFITCLTVSFMTCLSVSFVTCLTVSFVTCLTVSSVTYLTVSFITCLTVSSVTYLTVSFITCLTVSLVTYLTVSFVTCLTVSFVTCLTVSFMTCLTVSFVTCLTVSSVTYLTVSFITCLTVSSVTYLTVSFITCLTVSSVTYLTVSFITCLTVSLVTYLTVSFVTCLTVSSVTCLTVSFVT, encoded by the coding sequence ATGACTGTATCTTTCACAAGTTGTTTGAATGTGTCTTTGGTAACTTACTTGACTGTGTCTTTCGTGACTTACTTGACTGTGTCTTTCGTAACTTGTTTGAATGTGTCTTCAGTAACTTACTTGACTGTGTCTTTCATAACTTGTTTGACTGTGTCTTTAGTAACTTACTTGACGGTGTCTTTCATAACTTGTTTGACTGTGTCTTTCATGACTTGTTTGTCTGTGTCTTTCGTAACTTGTTTGACTGTGTCTTTCGTAACTTGCTTGACTGTGTCTTCAGTAACTTACTTGACTGTGTCTTTCATAACTTGTTTGACTGTGTCTTCAGTAACTTACTTGACTGTGTCTTTCATAACTTGTTTGACTGTGTCTTTAGTAACTTACTTGACGGTGTCTTTCGTAACTTGTTTGACTGTGTCTTTCGTAACTTGTTTGACTGTATCTTTCATGACTTGTTTGACTGTGTCTTTCGTAACTTGCTTGACTGTGTCTTCAGTAACTTACTTGACTGTGTCTTTCATAACTTGTTTGACTGTGTCTTCAGTAACTTACTTGACTGTGTCTTTCATAACTTGTTTGACTGTGTCTTCAGTAACTTACTTGACTGTGTCTTTCATAACTTGTTTGACTGTGTCTTTAGTAACTTACTTGACGGTGTCTTTCGTAACTTGTTTGACTGTGTCTTCCGTGACTTGTTTGACTGTGTCTTTCGTTACTTAG